The Ahaetulla prasina isolate Xishuangbanna chromosome 4, ASM2864084v1, whole genome shotgun sequence genome has a window encoding:
- the LOC131198288 gene encoding cathelicidin-related peptide Oh-Cath-like produces the protein MDGFFWKTLLVVGTLTIGGTSSRPHKPLPYDKAVELGVAIYNSKAAKDFLYRLLEAPPQPEWDPSSESTQVLNFTMKETVCPVESEHSLEECDFQGDGVVRQCKGYYFFEERPPVIVVICAPVAGLEEKKREEEEKEEEEEEEEGQPGRVKRFKKFFKKIKKGIKKVMRKAPMAIGAHLPW, from the exons ATGGACGGGTTCTTCTGGAAGACCTTGCTGGTGGTTGGAACGCTTACAATCGGTGGGACCTCCTCACGTCCACACAAACCACTGCCTTATGACAAGGCCGTGGAGCTTGGCGTGGCCATCTACAATAGCAAAGCAGCAAAAGACTTCCTCTACCGTCTACTGGAGGCTCCTCCTCAGCCTGAGTGG GATCCCAGTTCTGAAAGCACTCAAGTGCTGAACTTCACCATGAAGGAGACAGTTTGTCCAGTGGAAAGTGAACATTCCTTGGAGGAATGCGACTTCCAAGGAGATGGG GTGGTCAGACAATGCAAAGGCTACTATTTCTTTGAGGAGAGACCCCCAGTGATTGTAGTCATCTGTGCACCTGTGGCTGGactggaggagaagaagagagaagaggaag agaaggaggaagaggaggaggaggaggag gGTCAGCCCGGGCGggtcaagagattcaagaaattTTTCAAGAAGATCAAGAAAGGCATCAAGAAAGTTATGAGGAAAGCCCCCATGGCCATTGGTGCCCATCTCCCCTGGTAA